Proteins found in one Candidatus Woesearchaeota archaeon genomic segment:
- a CDS encoding AAA family ATPase: protein MPSTNDEDILNKVMAHYTIDVSAVEEENRVLRETVNSLKDELGKFNKTPLLIAEVKELIGENVILRLNNGNEFFVDVSSACSDARPGDTVLVEQRNLTVVKKLSKQKKFNVEKFVIIEKPTISWEQIGGLSVQANEIREVIELPLLKPELFKKVGISPPKGILLHGEPGTGKTLLAKAVAASTNSTFIEIVGSELVQKFIGEGSKLVKEIFALAREKAPSIIFIDEIDAIAATRIDIGTSGEREVQRTFMQLLAEVDGFKPLGNVKIIGCTNRKDILDPAIMRPGRLDRIIEVPPPSVEGIKEIFKIHTAPMKLAKINIDELGVLMTGFSGADIKSVCTEAGYFAIRTDRFIVSQQDFKSAIEKIKKAKNEDPTDHRAMFG, encoded by the coding sequence ATGCCTTCAACCAACGACGAAGATATTCTGAACAAAGTCATGGCACATTATACTATCGATGTTTCTGCCGTTGAAGAAGAAAATCGGGTGCTCCGCGAGACCGTTAACAGCCTGAAAGACGAGCTGGGCAAGTTCAACAAAACCCCTCTTTTGATTGCTGAAGTGAAAGAACTTATCGGCGAGAACGTGATTCTCCGGCTCAATAACGGCAATGAATTTTTTGTTGATGTTTCTTCGGCGTGCAGTGACGCGCGGCCGGGCGACACGGTTCTGGTCGAGCAGCGCAACCTTACCGTCGTCAAAAAACTGTCAAAACAGAAAAAGTTTAACGTTGAAAAATTTGTCATCATCGAAAAGCCAACTATTTCGTGGGAACAAATTGGCGGCCTTTCAGTGCAGGCCAATGAAATTCGTGAAGTTATTGAACTTCCCCTGCTAAAGCCGGAGCTGTTCAAAAAAGTCGGCATCTCGCCACCAAAGGGGATTCTGCTGCACGGTGAGCCGGGCACGGGAAAAACGCTGCTCGCAAAGGCGGTTGCGGCATCGACCAATTCCACGTTCATTGAAATTGTGGGCTCTGAGCTGGTGCAGAAATTTATTGGCGAGGGCTCAAAGCTCGTCAAGGAAATTTTTGCCTTGGCACGGGAAAAAGCCCCCTCAATCATTTTCATCGATGAAATCGACGCCATTGCCGCGACGCGCATTGACATCGGCACGTCCGGCGAGCGCGAAGTACAGCGCACATTCATGCAGCTGCTTGCTGAAGTGGACGGGTTCAAGCCGTTGGGCAATGTCAAAATAATCGGCTGCACCAACCGCAAGGATATTCTCGACCCGGCCATTATGCGGCCCGGCAGGCTTGACCGGATAATTGAGGTACCACCTCCTTCGGTTGAGGGCATCAAGGAAATTTTCAAGATTCACACAGCGCCGATGAAGCTCGCAAAAATAAATATCGATGAACTCGGCGTGCTGATGACTGGTTTTTCCGGCGCCGACATAAAATCCGTGTGCACCGAAGCAGGCTATTTTGCCATCCGTACCGATCGGTTCATCGTCAGCCAGCAGGATTTCAAGAGCGCCATTGAGAAAATCAAAAAAGCGAAGAACGAGGATCCGACGGATCACCGCGCAATGTTTGGGTAA
- the fen gene encoding flap endonuclease-1, protein MGTKLKDLVIKQPITIDELKNKTLVVDSFNVLYQFLTTIRMGDGSPLRDSAGNITSHLNGLFYRTTNLMNRGLRLAFVFDGKPPALKAQEREKRNQAKIEAQKKYEHAAAEENIEDMKKYGARTARLTSEMVAEAKKLIEALGLPVIQAPSEGEAQAAFIVAQGDAFAEVSQDYDCVVFGVPRLVRNLTVSEKRKLPSKLAYQTVAPELITLKDNLKSWGISQDQLIALAMLVGTDFNPGGIHGIGPKNALKLVKKHDTHFDALFKEVKWSDHFDTDWHEIFDTFKHIPTTTDYALSWKPINTEKVVELLCEAHDFSKQRIEEHLAKLSEAQKGKKQKGLGDFF, encoded by the coding sequence ATGGGAACCAAACTCAAAGACCTCGTCATCAAACAGCCAATCACCATTGACGAGCTGAAAAATAAAACACTCGTCGTTGATTCGTTTAACGTTCTGTACCAGTTTCTGACGACGATTCGCATGGGAGACGGTTCGCCGCTGCGGGATTCAGCAGGAAATATCACCTCGCACCTGAACGGCCTTTTCTATCGCACAACCAACTTGATGAACCGTGGCCTGCGCCTTGCGTTTGTTTTTGACGGCAAGCCACCGGCGCTGAAAGCGCAGGAACGTGAGAAGCGAAATCAGGCAAAAATTGAGGCGCAAAAAAAATATGAGCACGCCGCTGCCGAAGAAAACATCGAGGACATGAAAAAATATGGGGCGCGCACCGCCCGCCTGACAAGCGAGATGGTGGCTGAGGCAAAAAAACTCATTGAAGCGCTTGGCCTGCCCGTTATTCAGGCGCCTTCGGAAGGCGAAGCGCAGGCAGCTTTCATAGTGGCGCAGGGCGATGCCTTTGCTGAAGTCAGTCAGGATTACGACTGCGTTGTCTTCGGCGTTCCCCGCCTTGTGCGAAACCTCACAGTGTCTGAAAAGCGAAAACTGCCGAGCAAACTTGCATACCAAACCGTGGCGCCGGAGCTAATCACACTGAAAGATAATCTCAAATCATGGGGCATTTCACAGGATCAGCTCATTGCCCTTGCTATGCTCGTTGGCACTGATTTTAACCCGGGCGGCATTCACGGCATCGGCCCGAAAAACGCGCTGAAGCTGGTGAAGAAACATGACACCCATTTTGACGCGCTCTTCAAAGAAGTCAAATGGAGCGACCATTTTGACACTGACTGGCACGAAATATTTGACACGTTCAAGCACATTCCGACGACAACCGATTATGCGCTTTCGTGGAAGCCCATCAACACTGAAAAAGTCGTTGAGCTCCTCTGTGAGGCGCACGATTTTTCAAAACAGCGCATTGAAGAGCACCTTGCGAAACTGAGTGAAGCGCAGAAGGGAAAAAAGCAGAAAGGATTGGGTGACTTTTTCTAA
- the endA gene encoding tRNA-intron lyase: protein MTPEKIEQKQESKDVTTDKKSEKKVAATMVAERVLTENSDAARVFYEQSRFGAISRQRVRLTFIEALFLFEKGKLDILDKRGRPMSEEQFVRRAEKIESMFWIKYCVFKDLRNRGFIVKTALKFGADFRVYERGVKPGEDHAKWIVYPVHEGSTMTWYEFSAKNRVAHSTKKHLLIGVVDEEDSVTYYDIKWIRP from the coding sequence ATGACACCAGAAAAGATTGAACAGAAGCAGGAATCAAAAGACGTAACAACGGACAAGAAAAGTGAAAAGAAAGTCGCGGCAACCATGGTTGCCGAGCGTGTGCTGACTGAAAATTCCGATGCAGCGCGTGTATTCTACGAACAGAGCAGATTCGGGGCAATCAGCAGGCAGCGTGTCCGGCTCACGTTCATCGAGGCATTGTTTCTGTTTGAAAAAGGAAAACTGGACATTCTTGACAAACGCGGCAGGCCGATGAGCGAGGAACAGTTCGTTCGCCGCGCAGAAAAAATTGAGTCGATGTTCTGGATTAAGTACTGCGTTTTCAAAGACCTGCGCAACCGAGGATTTATTGTGAAAACAGCGCTCAAGTTCGGCGCTGACTTTCGCGTGTACGAGCGCGGCGTCAAGCCGGGCGAAGACCACGCCAAGTGGATTGTGTATCCGGTGCATGAGGGCTCAACCATGACGTGGTACGAATTCAGCGCAAAGAACCGCGTGGCGCACAGCACCAAAAAACACCTGCTCATCGGTGTGGTGGATGAAGAAGATTCAGTCACGTATTATGATATCAAGTGGATACGGCCGTGA
- a CDS encoding DMT family transporter, whose product MQLKPLLAMLAAGALGAANGIFAKTIGLPATSTTFFRVAVPAVVLLAYFIFFRRAILFSKKHTALYFASIINAPRMFLFYVAYMYTSLANGVIILYTWPIWGAVFGFFILKERVTQRMLLLFGLSFVGILVMYSAHALSLTNKDIIGMTAMLGSSMLGALMIVIFKKKINDHSTAELVFHQNFISSLIFIPVIAFTRPLPTVAQASMGSMYGFLVGIAAGFLMYYALRHLSIAEYGLFSYNEVIFAVAYGILFFGEVLTMNLVLGGICIIAAGYMLQKQKALPIPVMD is encoded by the coding sequence ATGCAACTAAAACCGTTACTTGCCATGCTTGCTGCCGGTGCACTGGGCGCAGCGAATGGAATTTTTGCAAAAACAATTGGCTTGCCGGCGACGAGCACGACGTTTTTTCGCGTTGCGGTTCCTGCTGTGGTTCTTCTGGCATATTTCATTTTTTTCCGCAGGGCAATATTATTTAGTAAAAAGCACACCGCGCTGTATTTTGCATCAATTATTAATGCGCCGCGGATGTTTCTGTTTTATGTTGCGTATATGTACACGTCGCTTGCCAACGGAGTGATTATATTGTATACGTGGCCGATTTGGGGCGCGGTATTTGGTTTTTTTATTCTCAAAGAGCGAGTTACTCAACGCATGCTGCTCCTCTTCGGGCTTTCATTCGTTGGCATTCTTGTTATGTACAGCGCACACGCATTGAGTCTGACTAACAAGGATATCATCGGCATGACCGCGATGCTTGGCTCGTCCATGCTGGGCGCGCTGATGATTGTTATTTTTAAGAAAAAAATAAACGACCATTCAACTGCTGAACTCGTGTTTCACCAGAATTTTATTTCCTCCCTTATTTTTATTCCTGTTATTGCATTCACTCGCCCGCTTCCAACAGTTGCACAGGCGAGCATGGGAAGCATGTACGGCTTTCTCGTTGGCATTGCCGCCGGGTTTTTGATGTATTATGCACTTCGCCATTTGAGCATTGCCGAATACGGATTATTTTCGTATAACGAAGTCATTTTTGCGGTGGCATATGGCATCCTTTTCTTCGGCGAAGTGCTAACCATGAATCTGGTTCTGGGGGGGATATGCATTATCGCCGCAGGGTATATGCTGCAGAAACAAAAAGCGCTGCCGATACCGGTTATGGATTGA
- a CDS encoding DNA topoisomerase VI subunit B, translated as MRTAPRTPMSAEHQKTIIAEELAKNQREISVAEFFEKNRHLLGFDNKRKALLTTIKEAVDNSLDACEEARILPELIIEIIDMGNDRFRIIVEDNGPGIVKKQIPNIFAKLLYGSKFHRHKQARGQQGIGISAAALYGQLTTGRPIRILSRISKGHPAHYYELTIDTSTNQPDIKKEEEKEWKKEHGTRIELDIEGTYQKGPQSVDMYLKQTAITNPHATLIYTTPKAEQIIFPRATEILPKEPLEIKPHPYGIELGMLIKMLGNTESRTLQSFFTTEFSRVGPGTAKEICAHAKLLSTMKPSEVNRDQAERLIMAIKETKIIAPPTDCLSPIGADDLKKGLKKEINAEFYCATTRPPDVYRGNPFQIEAAIAYGGDQPLEESVRVLRYANRVPLLHQQASCAATEAIMETAWRTYGLSQSKDAIPFGPATIVVHMSSVWVPFTSEAKEAIAHYPEIIKEIKLALQECGRELARYTGKKKRLNDELEKRGYIEKYIPHICTALKDLLGLKEKDKEEINKNLKELLEKSRGTLEKIEDENVEYDEAFAKIGKEEKVEEPEESED; from the coding sequence TTGAGAACAGCACCACGAACGCCCATGAGTGCCGAACACCAAAAAACCATTATCGCCGAGGAACTGGCAAAAAACCAGCGCGAGATTTCAGTAGCTGAATTCTTCGAGAAAAACCGTCACCTGCTCGGATTTGACAACAAGCGTAAAGCGCTCCTTACCACCATCAAAGAAGCAGTTGACAACTCGCTCGATGCCTGCGAAGAGGCGCGCATACTTCCTGAACTCATTATTGAAATTATCGACATGGGCAATGACCGCTTCCGTATCATTGTCGAGGATAACGGCCCTGGCATTGTGAAAAAACAAATTCCCAACATCTTCGCTAAACTTCTGTACGGCAGCAAGTTCCACCGGCACAAACAGGCGCGCGGCCAGCAGGGCATCGGCATCAGCGCAGCGGCACTGTACGGCCAGCTCACCACCGGGCGCCCGATTCGTATCCTGTCCCGCATTTCAAAAGGACACCCCGCACACTATTACGAACTCACAATTGATACGTCCACTAACCAGCCGGACATCAAAAAAGAAGAGGAAAAAGAATGGAAAAAAGAGCACGGCACGCGCATTGAGCTGGACATTGAAGGAACCTACCAAAAAGGCCCGCAGAGCGTCGATATGTACCTCAAGCAAACCGCGATTACCAATCCGCACGCGACGCTGATTTACACCACACCAAAAGCAGAACAGATTATTTTCCCACGAGCGACCGAAATTCTTCCGAAGGAGCCGCTGGAGATCAAGCCACACCCGTACGGTATCGAGCTCGGCATGCTCATTAAAATGCTTGGCAACACTGAATCGCGTACGCTGCAAAGCTTTTTCACCACTGAATTTTCACGCGTCGGCCCGGGCACGGCAAAAGAAATTTGCGCCCATGCAAAACTTTTATCAACTATGAAACCGAGTGAAGTAAACCGCGATCAAGCCGAGCGGCTCATTATGGCAATCAAGGAAACAAAAATAATCGCGCCGCCGACTGATTGCTTAAGCCCGATTGGCGCAGATGACCTCAAGAAAGGGCTGAAAAAAGAAATCAACGCAGAGTTTTACTGCGCCACCACACGGCCGCCGGATGTCTATCGGGGAAACCCCTTCCAAATCGAAGCAGCAATTGCCTACGGCGGCGACCAGCCACTTGAAGAATCAGTTCGCGTGCTCCGCTACGCAAACCGTGTTCCTCTTCTGCACCAGCAGGCAAGTTGTGCCGCAACCGAAGCAATTATGGAAACCGCATGGCGGACATATGGTTTATCCCAAAGCAAGGATGCCATTCCCTTTGGGCCAGCAACCATTGTCGTGCATATGTCATCGGTTTGGGTGCCGTTTACCAGCGAAGCAAAAGAAGCCATTGCCCATTATCCTGAAATCATCAAGGAAATAAAGCTGGCGCTGCAAGAGTGCGGCCGTGAGCTTGCACGGTACACCGGCAAGAAAAAGCGGCTCAACGACGAACTCGAGAAGCGCGGCTACATTGAAAAATATATTCCCCACATATGCACTGCGCTGAAAGACTTGCTCGGGCTGAAAGAAAAAGACAAGGAAGAAATCAACAAAAACCTCAAAGAACTGCTCGAGAAAAGCCGTGGTACGCTCGAAAAAATTGAAGATGAAAACGTGGAATACGATGAGGCGTTTGCAAAAATTGGCAAGGAAGAAAAAGTCGAAGAACCCGAAGAAAGCGAAGACTAA
- a CDS encoding DNA topoisomerase IV subunit A → MAKDTTQESENVIKKIISLGNDIYLKILKQVNPRMVMPLRSLQNVKYDEKEGYFEVVGKLKGRTLTASTVKTFAQTLLMMNESKKLIETDDIATKREMYYISKNWGDALFHEQPESDTVMDDFEAMMGVNREQIGFVPEEKGGAVAGKLVVIDKDPETGKELRIDCTKFGSGAYSVPTSVEHLGFETDAKFILAIETAGMFQRMVKHNYWKKANCILISMGGVPTRACRRFIRRLSDERHIPTYVFTDGDPYGYLNIYRTLKVGSGNAAHINKFFCVPNAKFLGVTPQDIIDYKLPTHPLKEIDVKRVKDGMKNDPFVQHYKEWQKALNQLVSMKKRAEQQAFAKHHLNFVMDTYLPEKLKNQKTWLP, encoded by the coding sequence ATGGCAAAAGACACAACACAAGAATCTGAAAATGTTATCAAGAAAATCATTAGTCTCGGCAATGATATCTATCTCAAAATCTTGAAGCAGGTGAACCCGCGCATGGTTATGCCGCTTCGTTCGCTCCAGAACGTGAAATACGACGAAAAAGAAGGCTATTTCGAAGTGGTGGGAAAACTGAAGGGCCGCACGTTGACTGCGTCCACCGTCAAAACGTTTGCACAAACCTTGCTCATGATGAATGAGAGCAAGAAACTCATTGAAACTGATGACATTGCCACCAAGAGGGAGATGTACTACATCAGCAAGAACTGGGGCGATGCGCTGTTCCATGAACAGCCGGAATCCGACACCGTCATGGACGACTTTGAGGCGATGATGGGCGTCAACCGCGAACAAATTGGATTTGTCCCCGAAGAAAAAGGCGGTGCTGTTGCCGGAAAATTGGTTGTTATCGACAAGGATCCTGAGACAGGAAAAGAATTACGTATCGACTGCACGAAGTTCGGTTCTGGGGCATACAGCGTGCCCACCAGCGTGGAGCACCTCGGGTTTGAAACCGATGCAAAATTTATTTTGGCGATTGAAACCGCCGGTATGTTCCAGCGTATGGTCAAACACAACTATTGGAAAAAAGCAAACTGCATTTTGATTTCCATGGGTGGCGTGCCGACGCGAGCATGCCGCCGATTTATCCGCCGGCTTTCAGACGAGAGGCACATTCCAACGTATGTATTCACCGACGGCGATCCGTACGGATACCTCAACATTTACCGCACGCTGAAGGTTGGTTCAGGAAACGCCGCGCACATAAACAAATTCTTTTGTGTTCCTAATGCAAAATTTTTGGGTGTGACACCACAAGATATTATCGATTACAAACTGCCGACGCACCCGCTGAAGGAGATCGACGTCAAGCGCGTCAAGGACGGCATGAAAAACGATCCGTTTGTCCAGCACTACAAAGAATGGCAGAAAGCATTAAATCAATTGGTTAGCATGAAGAAGCGTGCAGAACAGCAGGCATTCGCCAAACACCATCTGAATTTTGTTATGGATACCTACTTACCAGAGAAATTGAAGAACCAGAAGACGTGGCTGCCCTGA